TGGTTTATAGTTTGCCCATGCTAGGTGGTCTGCATATGGAGCTCAATTCGGGGCCGATTTATACCCAACAAGATGCCCTTCCAGTTTTTTATGCGGAGTTAAAAGAATATGCCAAGCAAAATGGTGTATTAGAGTTGCTTGTAAAACCTTATGAAACTTATCAAATTTTTGATAGTGAAGGTAATCCAATAGATACTGAGAAAAAAAGTATCATTCAAGGTTTAACTGATTTAGGTTATCAATTTGATGGTTTGACGACAGGATATCCAGGTGGAGAACCAGATTGGTTATATTATAAGGATTTGACTGAATTAACTGAAAAGAATTTACTTAAAAGTTTTAGCAAAAAGGGGAAGCCTTTGGTGAAAAAGGCTGAAACTTTTGGTATTCGGTTGAAAAAGTTAAAACGTGAAGAGCTATCAATTTTTAAGAACATCACAAAAGAAACCTCTGAACGTAGAGAATACAGTGATAAAAGTTTAGAATACTATGAGCATTTTTATGATGCTTTTGGAGAACAAGCTGAGTTTCTCATAGCAACCTTGAATTTTTCGGAATATATGAACAAATTACAAGGTGAGCAAAGTAAACTAGAAGAAATCCTGGACAAGTTGCGACTTGATTTGAGTAAAAATCCTCATTCTGAGAAAAAACAAAATCAACTGAGAGAATATTCTAGTCAATTTGAAACTTTTGAAGTTCGAAAAGCAGAAGCGCGAAATTTGATTGAAAAATATGGGGAAGAAGATATTGTTTTAGCCGGTAGTTTATTTGTTTATATGCCTCAGGAAACGACTTATCTCTTTAGTGGCTCCTACACTGAGTTTAATAAATTCTATGCCCCAGCACTACTTCAAAAATATGTTATGTTGGAAAGCATAAAACGTGGAATACCTAAATACAACTTCCTGGGCATTCAAGGGATTTTTGATGGTAGTGATGGTGTTTTGCGTTTTAAACAGAATTTTAATGGCTATATTGTACGTAAAGCAGGAACTTTCCGTTATCATCCATCGCCTTTAAAATACAAAGCTATTCAGTTATTTAAAAAAATATTAGGACGTTAAGATGAAAAAGCCAATATTTAGCTTTCTTTCAGCTTATTTTAGTAAAATAGTCTTTATTTGCTAGAAAGGTGGAGAGACATGCGCTGGATTTTTCGTTTGATAGGGGCTTTCTTTTCTTTTGTGTGGCGTTTGTTTTGGCGCCTGGTTTGGATTGTTTTTCTTTTATGCACTCTTGCTTTTGGATTTCTCTGGTATCTGAACGGGGATTTTCAAGGGGCGCTGAAGCAAGCAGAACGGTCAGTAAAAATTGGTCAACAAAGTATCGACCAATGGGAAAGAACAGGGCAACTGCCTAAGTTGAACCAGACAGATAGCCACCAGCATTCTGAAGGAAGATGGCCACAGGCTTCTGCTCGTATTTACTTGGATCCGCAGATGGATTCACGCTTTCAAGAGGCATATTTAGAAGCAATTCAGAATTGGAATCAAACTGGTGCTTTTAACTTTGAAATTGTCACCGAGTCCAGTAAGGCAGATATTATGGCTACGGAGATGAATGACGGAGGCACTCCTGTGGCAGGAGAGGCGGAAAGTCAGACCAATCTCTTAACGGGGCAATTCTTGTCTGTAACGGTGCGGTTGAATCATTATTATTTGTCCAATCCTAACTATGGCTATTCCTATGAGCGCCTTGTCCATACGGCAGAACATGAGTTGGGGCATGCAATTGGCTTGGACCATACAGATGAGAAGTCTGTGATGCAACCTGCAGGTTCCTTTTATGGTATCCAGGAAGAGGATGTTGAAAGACTTCGAAAATTATATGAGACCAATGAGTAGGGAGTTATCTTTCCCTACTTTTTTGTTATAATGGAACTATGAATAACTTGATTAAATCAAAACTAGAGCTCTTGCCGACCAGCCCTGGTTGTTACATTCACAAGGATAAAAACGGCACCATTATCTATGTAGGAAAGGCAAAAAATCTGCGTAACCGCGTGAGGTCTTATTTCCGTGGGAGTCACGATACCAAGACAGAGGCTCTGGTGTCTGAAATTGTGGATTTTGAATTTATCGTTACGGAGTCTAATATTGAGGCACTTCTCCTAGAAATCAATCTGATCAAGGAAAATAAGCCTAAGTACAATATCATGCTCAAGGATGATAAGTCTTATCCTTTCATCAAAATTACCAATGAGCGCTATCCTCGTTT
Above is a genomic segment from Streptococcus sp. SN-1 containing:
- the murN gene encoding peptidoglycan bridge formation alanyltransferase MurN, whose translation is MALTTLTKEEFQAYSDQVSSRSFMQSVQMGDLLEKRGAQIVYLALKQEGEIQVAALVYSLPMLGGLHMELNSGPIYTQQDALPVFYAELKEYAKQNGVLELLVKPYETYQIFDSEGNPIDTEKKSIIQGLTDLGYQFDGLTTGYPGGEPDWLYYKDLTELTEKNLLKSFSKKGKPLVKKAETFGIRLKKLKREELSIFKNITKETSERREYSDKSLEYYEHFYDAFGEQAEFLIATLNFSEYMNKLQGEQSKLEEILDKLRLDLSKNPHSEKKQNQLREYSSQFETFEVRKAEARNLIEKYGEEDIVLAGSLFVYMPQETTYLFSGSYTEFNKFYAPALLQKYVMLESIKRGIPKYNFLGIQGIFDGSDGVLRFKQNFNGYIVRKAGTFRYHPSPLKYKAIQLFKKILGR
- a CDS encoding M57 family metalloprotease — its product is MRWIFRLIGAFFSFVWRLFWRLVWIVFLLCTLAFGFLWYLNGDFQGALKQAERSVKIGQQSIDQWERTGQLPKLNQTDSHQHSEGRWPQASARIYLDPQMDSRFQEAYLEAIQNWNQTGAFNFEIVTESSKADIMATEMNDGGTPVAGEAESQTNLLTGQFLSVTVRLNHYYLSNPNYGYSYERLVHTAEHELGHAIGLDHTDEKSVMQPAGSFYGIQEEDVERLRKLYETNE